A stretch of DNA from Schistocerca americana isolate TAMUIC-IGC-003095 chromosome 3, iqSchAmer2.1, whole genome shotgun sequence:
CACGTTACGCTAAAATAGATTTTTTTCTAGTGAATGGGACCACACACATTTTACTTTACTAGAAACCGTTTTTATTTTCGTACTGTCCAGTTAGGATCCTGATTGTTCGAACTTTTGCAGTTCCGTCACTTTACATAAAGAAGTAGTAAGCCTGCTTCAGACGCTAACGTTAGTGTACCCTCACAAACACTGCAGCCGTTACATTTGTCACCATGTGTTACACGCTTTATATACCTCCGTAGaacctcatcgtcctacacctcGTTGCGCTGTGGGCGTATGGtaatatcttcactactagcaatgctttccaaaaaaagcGAATTATTTGTTCgcaaactacactactgtccattaaaattgctacagcaagaagtagtgcagatgataaatcggtattcattggacaaatatattatactagaactgacatgagattacattttcacgcattttgggtgcatagatcctgagaaatcagtatccagaacaaccacctttggccgcaataacgaccttgatacgcctgggcatttagtcagagcttggtgagagatctggagaatgtgctcaccagagcagcagtcgaacattttctgtatccagaagggctcgtacaggacctaaaacatgcggtcgtgcattatcctactgaaatgtagggtttcgcagggatcgaatgaagggtagagccacgggtcgtaacacatctgaaatgtaacgtcaactgttcaaagtgccgtcagtgcgaacaagaggtgacagagacgtgtaaccaatggcaccccataccatcacgccgggtgatacgccagtatggcgatgacgaatacacgcttccaatgtgcgttcactgcaatgtcgccaaacacggatgcgaccatctcgatgctgtaaacagaacctgggttcatccgaaaaaataacgtgttgccattcgtgcgcctaggctcgtcgaatacaccatcgcaggcgctcctgtctgtgatgcagcctcaagggtaacggcaggcatggtctccgagctgatagtccatgctgctgcaaacgtcgtcgaactgttcgtgcagatggttgttgtcttgcaaacgtccccatctgttgactcagggatcgagatgtggctgcaccatcctttacagccatgcgtataaggtgcctgtcatctcgactgctagtgatacgaggccattgagatccagcacggcgttccgtattactctcatgaacccaccgattccatattctgctaacagtcaatggatctcgaccaacgcgagcagcaatggcgcgtcacgataaaccgcaatcgcgatagactacaatccgacttttatcaaagtcggaaacgtgatggtacgcatttctccgccttacacgaggcatcacaacgtttcaccaggcaacgccggtcaattgctgtttgtgtaagagaaatcggttggaaacttcactcatgtcagcacgttgtaggtgtcaccacaggcgccaaccttgtgtcaatgctctgaaaagctaatcatttgcaccttcctgggtgcgttttccaccatgcactgtgcagtgtcgcTTTTTGTGTCGACTATGAAAAATGGACTTCTTtgtacagtagccagtccgttgtggtggggccgccatgtaccttgctggttgtagccccctgaccacacagtgaTTGCTCTGTTGATACCTGTGCCGTAAACACCGCGCATATGCCAAGAGGTAGATGCCCACCCCCTGGGACATCGGGACTCCCTTCAATGGTCATCctaccaggtggcctttgctgtgactAGCTGGCGTCCATGGAAGGGCccctggtttgtgtgtgtgtgtgtgtgtgtgtgtgtgtgtgtgtgtgtgtgtgtgtgtgtgtgtgtgtgtgtgtgtgtgtgtgtgtgtgtgtgtgtgtgtgtgtgtgtgtgtgtgtgtgtgtgtgtgtgtgtgtgtcagggtggATGACTGAAGCGTAGTCCATCTCttactggtggtgaaacaccagcagtctctcaGCATTCACAAGCTCAATTCAGATCACGGAAGTGTGAACCAAAATCGTTCCCTACCCTGGCCACACCATGCAAGTaatatcaggctaaggatggcagtggatcttatttGCCCCATTACCTTGTATGTTCAAATGCTGATGGAGAATCTTTCACAACAATGAATCCTCAGTTTTTAGTTGAGCATtaaggacaagttcggggaggtaaagccttgtccaaaatgagatctggctcagtcttgatcaaaacagaatCCTCTGCTTAGTCACGGACGTtattcgcttgtgacaagctgggagacgtttctgtaaccatcacgccccataagagcttgaatatggtccagggtatcatatttcacagagaccgtCTTTTGCAGCCTGACGATCAGTTGCACGATAATTTAGtgtgtagaggtgttcatttcgtccggcataTCTACCGCGGtcagagggataatcaggtagccaccagtgccgtcatcttggccttcgagggtgataaatTGCCCAAGAAggacaaggtgatggtctaccgctgtgatgtaaatccctatatccctcccccgatgctgtgctttgtgctggaagttcggccatacgaCTTCCTGGTGTACTTCCAGCGtcgcatgtcgagattgtggatgcccatcacCTTCCAATACTAAATGTGCTCTGGCTCCCgtatgtgtcaactgcggagagccttGCTCGACAGACTGCAGGTTTCTCCAGAACCATGAACCAACTGAccaacactgaggctaagagaaaattagaACACCTGCATCATgtacgtatgacatcgtcttacgccgccactactacagttctggcaccatcacctctgccaaccccagtcacctcagagctttcccccagggggtccacaactctttcgtggatacgtgcgtagcgagcacgggaccctgagctaatgtcgccctccttcctttccgggctgcataccctccctttccgcatccttccctgtcccccatcttcgcccccccccctcacctctggctctttccttccccttctccccctctgggagtatggtttgtgcctatgtccggagacggacgctcgaaactgttacaaattccttgctttctacacttgcaagtcctcgtccttcctctgtccttctcttttccttccctcttccttccctcttctctttgcacttttctccgctgcggggtttgagacccctcttctttcctttccctttctcttttttcctccctgtgcgtgtctgaaggccgacccacgcacttccatgcgtagccggtgaccgggtaacgcgtaattccccgccccgggtagacaggtaggacacgtacgtacaccctggtaacggccaggcccagggaggggtgattacccgagctgataccttccgaaagtgccgattggtccttccgtccgtttgtcgggaggtgtgacctgaggtgtgaacaatcacctaaggcgggagtgccctcagagagggcccccacaagggaggagcgcgccatcggagacgccggtaatcatgggggattcttccgcaatggtttcctcaccttcaactatgtctgctcacaagcgtaagttcactgagtgtcagccacagacagttcttccatcgttgccacagttccttggtgtttctcggtctgacgaaggtcacgacttctccacggtcaaccctttcattattcagaaaggtgtcgacgcaattgcaggtcctgtagagtcttgttcccgattacggaatggcaccctgttgttagaacgtcagtgccctccaggcacaaaaattgctgcgtacctcactactgcacaccttccctgtccgggtggaaccgcaccgtactttaaattcctcgcgtggagtcgtttatacacgctccctcgacggactgTGCGATGAGGAAattcaaaattacctgtctgaccagggcgacACAGCTGTTCAGAGtcgtgaaaagggttgacacgaacatcattccaacctgtactgtcttcttgacatttgacagagttcaactcccatcgaacataaaagtgggcaatgagataatttccgttcaccctcgcatcccaaaccctacgcgttgctattggtgtcagtggttcaatcataccagccagtcctgttccaatccggccaaatgtgttgtgtgtggtaaggatgcccatgagggtgcttgtccacctccatcccctcgttgcatcaactatatgggtgaccacactgcttcctccccccctgcgggtccggggattagaataggcccgcggtattcctgcctgtcgtaagaggcgactaaaaggagtccatccccctcacgggggtagttagtgcctgcgtccggagacggacggttccacgacctataatcgtggtccttttcgtttttcacttctcgtttcttccttcctttttttggttcctttctttgctcttctccacctcactgtctccttactctttcccttgacttctccttgccttctcattccctttttctccttgccttctcattccctttttctccttgccttctcattccctttttctccttgccttctcattccctttttctccttgccttctcattccctttttctccttgccttctcattccctttttctccttgccttctcattccctttttctccttgccttctcattccctttttctccttgccttctcattccctttttctccttgccttctcattccctttttctccttgccttctcattccctttttctccttgccttctcattccctttttctccttgccttctcattccctttttctccttgccttctcattgcctttttctccttgccttctcattgcctttttctccttgccttctcattgcctttttctccttgccttctcattgcctttttctccttgccttctcattgcctttttctccttgccttctcattgcctttttctccttgccttctcattgcccttttctccttgccttctcattgcccttttctccttgccttctcattgcctttttctccttgccttctcattgcctttttctccttgccttctcattgcctttttctccttgccttctcattgcctttttctccttgccttctcattgcctttttctccttgccttctcattgcctttttctccttgccttctcattgcctttttctccttgccttctcattgcctttttctccttgccttctcattgcctttttctccttgccttctcattgcctttttctccttgccttctcattgcctttttctccttgccttctcattgcctttttctccttgccttctcattgcctttttctccttgccttctcattgcctttttctccttgccttctcattgcctttttctccttgccttctcattgcctttttctccttgccttctcattgcctttttctccttgccttctcattgcctttttctccttgccttcttctccttgcctttttctccttgcctttttctccttgccttcttctccttgccttcttctccttgcctttttctccttgcctttttctccttgcctttttctccttgccttcttctccttgcctttttctccttgcctttttctccttgcctttttctccttgcctttttctccttgccttcttctccttgcctttttctccttgccttcttctccttgcctttttctccttgccttcttctccttgccttcttctccttgccttcttctccttgccttcttctccttgccttcttctccttgccttcttctccttgccttcttctccttgccttcttctccttgccttcttctccttgccttcttctccttgccttcttctccttgccttcttctccttgccttcttctccttgccttcttctccttgccttcttctccttgccttcttctccttgccttcttctccttgcctttttctccttgcctttttctccttgcctttttctccttgcctttttctccttgccttcttctccttgccttcttctccttgccttcttctccttgccttcttctccttgccttcttctccttgccttcttctccttgccttcttctccttgccttcttctccttgccttcttctccttgccttcttctccttgccttcttctccttgccttcttctccttgccttcttctccttgcctttttctccttgcctttttctccttgcctttttctccttgcctttttctccttgcctttttctccttgcctttttctccttgcctttttctccttgcctttttctccttgcctttttctccttgcctttttctccttgcctttttctccttgcctttttctccttgcctttttctccttgcctttttctccttgcctttttctccttgcctttttctccttgcctttttctccttgcctttttctccttgcctttttctcctagcctttttctccttgcctttttctccttgccttctctggcctccgcctcggcgtttgagacagtctgtcctctttctccctctctcttctttttcctcttcttccttcctccctgtgcgtgcctgaaggccgacccacgcgttcgcacgcgtagccggtgacggggtaacgtgtaAGTCCCCGcgctgggtagacatgtaaggcacgcgcgtaccccctggtaaaggccaggcccggggaggggtgattgcctgagctgataccttctgaccatgccgattggtccctccgtctgtttctcgggaggtgagacctgaggtgtaaacattcacctaaggcgggagtgccctctgagagggtccccacaaggaaggagcgccatcggagacgctggcaatcatgggggattcctctgcaatggattctactccatctctctcgacttcgacccaaaaacggaaacgtgaccagccaacagtgacaaaagtactaccgcctgccccacagttcctcgtagttttcctctgtcaaccctttcgttattcagaagggcgtagatgccatagctggatctgtcaaatcttgtaccaggttgcgtaacggcaccttattactagaaactgagagtgcctttcaggcac
This window harbors:
- the LOC124605878 gene encoding vicilin-like seed storage protein At2g18540, which translates into the protein MLQSKKGKEKKARRKRQGEKGKEKKARRKRQGEKGKEKKARRKRQGEKGKEKKARRKRQGEKGKEKKARRKRQGEKGKEKKARRKRQGEEGKEKKARRRRQGEEGKEKKARRRRQGEEGKEKKARRRRQGEEGKEKKARRRRQGEEGKEKKARRKRQGEKGKEKKARRRRQGEEGKEKKARRRRQGEEGKEKKARRRRQGEEGKEKKARRRRQGEEGKEKKARRRRQGEEGKEKKARRRRQGEEGKEKKARRRRQGEKGKEKKARRKRQGEKGKEKKARRKRQGEEGKEKKARRKRQGEKGAGAASAAGEPLGRDPLAWCL